GTTCCTTTCGGATTCGCCTTAGGACCCGACTAACCCTCAGCTGATTAGCATAGCTGAGGAAACCTTAGTCTTTCGGTGTGCGGGTTTCTCGCCCGCATTATCGTTACTTATGCCTACATTTTCTTTTCTAACCAGTCCAGCATGCCTTACGACACACCTTCAACCCTGTTAGAATGCTCCCCTACCACTTATACTTACGTATAAATCCATAGCTTCGGTAATATGCTTATGCCCGATTATTATCCATGCTCGTCCGCTCGACTAGTGAGCTGTTACGCACTCTTTAAATGAATGGCTGCTTCCAAGCCAACATCCTAGCTGTCTGGGCAGACAAACCTCGTTTTTTCAACTTAGCATATATTTGGGGACCTTAGCTGATGGTCTGGGTTCTTTCCCTCTCGGACATGGACCTTAGCACCCATGCCCTCACTGCTGGTAAACATTATATAGCATTCGGAGTTTGTCAGGAATTGGTAGGCGGTGAAGCCCCCGCATCCAATCAGTAGCTCTACCTCTATATAACTTAAATCCAGCGCTGCACCTAAATGCATTTCGGGGAGTACGAGCTATTTCCGAGTTTGATTGGCCTTTCACCCCTACCCACAGGTCATCCGAAGACTTTTCAACGTCAACCGGTTCGGACCTCCACTATGTGTTACCACAGCTTCATCCTGCCCATGGGTAGATCACACGGTTTCGCGTCTAACACTACTGACTAAAGCGCCCTATTCAGACTCGCTTTCGCTACGGATCCATGACTTAATCACTTATCCTTGCCAGCAACGTTAACTCGTAGGCTCATTATGCAAAAGGCACGCCGTCACCCCACTAAAGGGCTCCGACCGCTTGTAAGCGTATGGTTTCAGGATCTATTTCACTCCGTTATTCACGGTTCTTTTCACCTTTCCCTCACGGTACTGGTTCACTATCGGTCTCTCAGGAGTATTTAGCCTTAGCGGATGGTCCCGCCAAATTCAGACAGGGTTTCACGTGCCCCGCCCTACTCAGGATACCACTATCCTTATCTTCTCTTACTTATACGGGACTATCACCCTCTGTGGTTAACCTTTCCAGGTTATTCTAATTCAATCCGCAAGAAATGTCGTGGTCCTACAACCCCAGCATTGCCGTAACAACACTGGTTTGGGCTAATCCGCGTTCGCTCGCCACTACTTACGGAATCACTTTTGTTTTCTTCTCCTCCGCCTACTTAGATGTTTCAGTTCAGCGGGTTTGCCCATCTATCGATGTACTATGTCTTCAACATAGTGGGTTGCCCCATTCGGATATCTACGGATCAATTCGTGTGTGCCAATCCCCGTAGCTTTTCGCAGCTTATCACGTCCTTCTTCGCCTCTGAGAGCCTAGGCATCCCCCATACGCCCTTATTTTGCTTATTGTACTTTTTAGCTTTTGGCTAACAGCTAATAGCTATCAGCTAAAGCAGTGTTCTTTCTACTTTGTTATTATTTTCTTATCTCAATATGTCAATGAACTTTTTCCGTTTCCGGATCGTGGAGAATATCGGAGTCGAACCGATGACCTCCTGCGTGCAAGGCAGGCGCTCTAGCCAGCTGAGCTAATCCCCCAATCTAATTATGAATTGTGAATTATGAATTATGAATTGGCTATCCATAACCCCTCAACCCTAGAATTTCCTTTATAAACTCAAACAGCCCTTCTTAATGCGTAATTACTAATTCGTAATTCCTAATTTAAAAAGTAGTCCCGCCCAGACTCGAACTGGGGACCCCTACATTATCAGTGTAGTACTCTAACCAGCTGAGCTACGAGACTCTGTTTTTTTGCTTATTATAATATTTGAACTAACAGCGAGAGTAATTGAATTGTCTAATCTAAGACCTATCCTTCTTTTTGTCTCTAGAAAGGAGGTGTTCCAGCCGCACCTTCCGGTACGGCTACCTTGTTACGACTTAGCCCCAGTTACCAGTTTTACCCTAGGCAGCTCCTTACGGTCACCGACTTCAGGTACCCCCAGCTTCCATGGCTTGACGGGCGGTGTGTACAAGGCCCGGGAACGTATTCACCGGATCATGGCTGATATCCGATTACTAGCGATTCCAGCTTCACGGAGTCGAGTTGCAGACTCCGATCCGAACTGAGAACGGTTTTATAGATTCGCTCCTGGTCACCCAGTGGCTGCTCTCTGTACCGTCCATTGTAGCACGTGTGTAGCCCAAGGCGTAAGGGCCGTGATGATTTGACGTCATCCCCACCTTCCTCACAGTTTACACTGGCAGTCTTGTTAGAGTTCCCGACCTTACTCGCTGGCAACTAACAACAGGGGTTGCGCTCGTTATAGGACTTAACCTGACACCTCACGGCACGAGCTGACGACAACCATGCAGCACCTTGTAAATTGTCCGAAGAAAAATCTGTTTCCAAATCTGTCAATCTACATTTAAGCCTTGGTAAGGTTCCTCGCGTATCATCGAATTAAACCACATGCTCCACCGCTTGTGCGGGCCCCCGTCAATTCCTTTGAGTTTCATTCTTGCGAACGTACTCCCCAGGTGGGATACTTATCACTTTCGCTTAGCCACTCAGATTGCTCCGAACAGCTAGTATCCATCGTTTACGGCGTGGACTACCAGGGTATCTAATCCTGTTCGCTCCCCACGCTTTCGTCCATCAGCGTCAATCCACTGGTAGTAACCTGCCTTCGCAATTGGTATTCCATGTAATATCTAAGCATTTCACCGCTACACTACATATTCTAGTTACTTCCCAGTAATTCAAGTCTGACAGTATCAATGGCCGTTCCATCGTTGAGCGATGGGCTTTCACCACTGACTTATCAAACCGCCTACGGACCCTTTAAACCCAATGATTCCGGATAACGCTTGGATCCTCCGTATTACCGCGGCTGCTGGCACGGAGTTAGCCGATCCTTATTCTTACGGTACCGTCAAGCTCCTACACGTAGGAGTGTTTCTTCCCGTACAAAAGCAGTTTACACACCATAGATGCGTCTTCCTGCACGCGGCATGGCTGGATCAGGCTTGCGCCCATTGTCCAATATTCCTCACTGCTGCCTCCCGTAGGAGTCTGGTCCGTGTCTCAGTACCAGTGTGGGGGATCTCCCTCTCAGGACCCCTACCTATCGTAGCCATGGTAAGCCGTTACCTTACCATCTAGCTAATAGGACGCATGCTCATCTTATACCGTTGGAACTTTAGTTATCAAATGATGCCAGTCAATAACACTATGAGGTATTAATCCAAATTTCTCTGGGCTATCCCTCTGTATAAGGTAGATTGCATACGCGTTACGCACCCGTGCGCCGGTCTCTAGTATTGCTACTATACCCCTCGACTTGCATGTGTTAGGCCTGCCGCTAGCGTTCATCCTGAGCCAGGATCAAACTCTTCATCGTATATTGTTTGCTCTTTCGAGCTAATTATTTAGACAAAGGCTAGGCTTTTCAAATCTTCCGATTCTCTTACTCTCTTTTATTTGTTTTAGAATCTCTTCTAAAACGGCTGTCAATTCAATATGTCTATGAACGTTTTCTTATCTTGTTTTTCGCCTCTCTTTCGGTTAGCGGGTGCAAAAGTAAGTAACTTTTTTATTCTGGCAAGCTTTTTTGAAAATATTTTTAATTTTATTTTCCCTCCACTTGTATTCCCAAAACTTTCAATGAACTCCCTCTCTTGCGGGGTGCAAATATAAAAACTAAATTCTTCCCAATCCAAATAAATCTCGCCCTTTTTTTGTCTTTTTTTTAATCCGCTGATTTAAAGTTTTTTGCAATCACCGTTGGTCGATTATTTTTTTAAACCATCACAAAAACACAAAACACTTCCCTCTTTAGCCCCGATTGCAGTGGCTACCGCGTAGCACGGAAAGCGGGAAAATGGACAACAAAAAAGCCCGAAACTTTCGCTCCGAGCTTTTACACTATATATAGTAGAGTTATTTTTTTAATGCTTTTTTCTCCCAATAGTCGGTTAGTTCGTCTATATCAACCGGATTGGCCGGCTTTTGAGGTACCAATCTGCCTCGGGTAAAAGCTCTATCGAGAATGGTTTCGATTAGAAAATCTTCATTGACATCGTAGGGAGCGTATTTTGTTTTTAGATTGATATCAAATAGACGGGCGGTATTATTGGACCAGAAGGCCTTCCAACCGCTTTTGTAGTCTTTAATAAGTTCAAAAGTGGTAAAACCGGTTTGACGGTGGATTAGTTTGACTAAAATTTGGCCTTGTTTACGAGACAGTTTTTTAAGTTGGCCGGTGAATTCGCCTTCTATATAATCTTCTACGATTTTGAAGTACTTTCTTTTTTCGCGTTTTGATTTAAGTTTATCCAAGTTTTTGTTCAGTACTGTCAAACGTTCTGCTGCAGTTTTAGCATAAGGATATACTTTATAAACTCTGTTTTGCAACAAGAGAAACGCTTTCTTTTCTTCGGCTGTTAGTTTTTGTTTGTAGACGATTACTTCTTCTAACTGAACCGGTTCATCAAGAATGGTGTCGCTTTCCTCTACTCCTATTTCTCTTTTAGGAATAGAATCGGTTGTAATTTGAGCTTTTGTAGCTAATGAAATAAGGAACATAAAAGCGAAAAAACACAGCTTTTTACTCATGCCTTTACAATTGTCTTTTGGGTATTCGTGATTCTTGAATTTCATGGATAGTATTATTAAGGTAAAAATATATAATATCCTTAACAACTGTAATGCCAAATTTATATTTTAGCGAAAAAAAAATTATGGCAACAGAATCGATACTGACAAAATCATCGCTTTCTTTTTTGGAAAGTTACTTAAATAATGCTTCACCGACCGGTTACGAATCGAATGGGCAAAAACTTTGGATGGACTATCTAAAACCTTATGTGGATAGTTTTATTACGGATACTTATGGTTCAGCCGTGGGTGTGATTAACGCTGACGCACCTTATAAAGTTGTTATTGAAGGACACTCGGATGAAATTTCGTGGTACGTAAATTATATTACTGACAACGGTCTTATCTATGTGATAAGAAATGGAGGTTCTGATCATCAAATTGCGCCTTCGAAAAGAGTAAACATTCATACTAAAAAAGGTATTGTGAAAGGTGTTTTCGGTTGGCCAGCTATTCATACCAGAAATCGCGGCAAAGAAGAGTCGGCCACATTACACAATATTTTTATTGACTGTGGCTGTTCGACCAAAGAAGAAGTAGAAAAATTGGGAGTTCATGTAGGCTGTGTGATTACCTATCCTGATGAATTCATGATTTTAAACGAAAATAAATTCGTTTGTAGAGCTATTGACAATAGAATGGGTGGTTTTATGATTGCTGAAGTAGCTCGTTTATTGAAAGAGAATAAAAAGAAATTGCCTTTTGGTTTATACATCACTAATTCCGTTCAGGAAGAAATAGGACTCCGAGGTGCCGAAATGATTACCAATACTATAAAACCTAATGTTGCAATTGTTACCGATGTTTGTCACGACACCACAACTCCAATGATTGAGAAAAAAATTGAAGGTGATTTACAGATGGGCAAAGGTCCGGTAATTGCTTATGCTCCAGCGGTTCATAATACTTTGAGAGATTTAATTGTAGGTACAGCGGAAGAAAAGAAAATTCCGTTTCAGCGCCATGCTACATCAAGAGCTACGGGAACGGACACTGATGCTTTTGCTTACAGTAACGGTGGTGTAGCTTCGGCTTTGATTTCGTTGCCGCTTCGATATATGCATACTACAGTTGAAATGGTGCATCGTGAAGATGTTGAAAATGTTATCAAACTGATTTACGAAAGTTTATTAAAAATAGAAAACAACGATTCTTTTTCATACTTTAAATAATCACAAACAAAAAGCATCATTAGTAAAGACGAACTAATGATGCTTTTAACTCTCGCAGTGTTGCGAAAGCAATCAACCTAAACTTATAGTTTTAAATCTACTGATACTGCAATATTATTGTTTGAAATTTTATTGCTTTTTACAGATCGATTAATTTTTTCGAAATCTAATGGGTACACTTCACTGGTAACTGTACTTTCAATGATTTGATTAGCTTCATTGATATAGTCTTCGAATGTTTTTTCTAGTGAAAGTGGTTGAGCGATTACTTCTTGACTTTCGGTGATTAATTTGTTTTCAGCGATGACATCTTCTATAGTTTTTGTGTAATTAGTTTTGATTACTGTATTTGGATCAAAAACAGTAGTCTCGTCTGAATTATTGGCAAATGTAATTTTAGAGAATTCTTGATTTACAAAAGCCTGTTGGCTTTGTTGATTGTCTTCTACACTTACTGTAGTTACTTCTTGTTGGTTTAAATCTTGTGTTTTAAACTCACTTGCTGCTTTGCTATTGGTAGTAAAAAGTAAAGCAACTAGTCCTAAAAATGTGATTGATGTTTTCATGATGATTGATTTTTTTTTTAATTGATGATTTTAGTATTGTTATTAATATCCTATGCAAATATATATCTAAAAACAAGTATCTTGTATTACATAGTACTTAATTTTAACAAATTTTTAACTTTTAACATTCTCTATCATGTTGATTTTAAAGATAAAAGCACCGTATACGATTGTAAACGGTGCTTTTGTAATTTCTTAGGCTTGTTTCAAAATAGCCAATGCCTCTTGAGAATTTGAGAATTCTGCATATTTTAAAGCAGTATACCCTCTTTCATCTTTCACCTCTTTTTTAGCTCCTTTTTCTAATAAATACTTAATAATATCTACTTTGTTGTAGCGAGCCGCAAACATTAGAGGTGTCATTCCGTTTGATTCTTCATTGACATCTGCTCCATATTCAACGAATTTTTTTACTGTAGTTAAATCGCCTTTGTAAATAGCAGTACACAAAGGAGAATTTGGATCCATTACAACTTCTTTAGAAATTGCAATGTTTGAAACATTAGATGCCAATGATACATTAGCAAAAGCTACTAGAGCTAAACCTGCGAAAATGATTGTTTTTTCATGATGATTTGATTTAAAAGTTATTGATTGACGATAAGACGTCTGACCATTAATTTTCGTTGCATCAAATAGTTAACTATAACAAAACTTTAACATTTGGCATAAAAAAACCACGCCTGAGCGTGGTTATTAATTATATACTTCTTCATTTTATGATTTCAAAAACTGGAAAACGTTTTGTTCTATGCGCTGGTTGATATTTGAAATATCAGCTTTTATGAATTTTTCACCAATAATATTCTCATACAATTCAATATAACGTTCAGAAACTGTTTCGATATATTCATCAGTCATATCAGGAATTTGTTGTCCTTCTTTTCCTTGAAAACCATTTTCAATCAGCCAACGGCGAACGAATTCTTTAGACAATTGTTTTTGCTCTTCACCTCTGTCTTGTCTATCCTGATATCCCTCAGCATAAAAATAACGGGAGGAATCGGGAGTATGTATCTCGTCAATTAAAACAATCACTCCGTCTTTGGTTTTCCCGAATTCATATTTAGTGTCTACCAAAATTAACCCTCTGCTTGCGGCTATCTCTGTTCCTCTTTGATACAAAGCTCGGGTGTATTTTTCTAAAACCAGATAATCTTCTTCAGAAACTATTTGGTTAGCCAATATAGCTTCTCTCGAAATATCTTCATCATGCGAACCGTTATCCGCTTTAGTGGTTGGTGTTATAATAGGTGTTGGAAATTTGTCGTTTTCCTTTAATCCTTCAGGCATAGTTACTCCACAAATACTTCTTTTACCCAAAGCATATTCACGGGCAGCATGACCCGAAAGATAACCGCGAATGACCATTTCAACTTTAAAAGGTTCACAAAGATGGCCAATGGCAACATTTGGATCGGGAGTAGCAATAAGCCAGTTAGGTACAATATCTTGTGTCAAATGCATAAACTTGGTCGCTATTTGATTCAAAATTTGGCCTTTATACGGAATGCCTTTAGGCATTACGACATCAAAAGCAGAAAGTCGATCAGTGGCTATCATGACTAATAATTCGTCATTTATGTTATAAACCTCTCGTACTTTACCTCTGTAAACAGATTTTTGCCCCGGAAATTGGAAGTGGGTTGTAGTGATAGTATTCATTATAGTGTGTTGTTGTTGGCGCAAAAATAGTTTCTTTTACACACATACACAACCGAAGTTGGGGTTTCATTTTCGACATTTATTTTCATTTGTATTAAAAAATTGTTATTATTGCACTAATTATAAGATACATGAGAGTCGCCCTAGTCACATTCTTCTTATCGCTAGTTTTCTATATTTCGGGACCAAGAGACAAAAGACCTACTTCTTTTTTTGGCCATGATACTATAGACAGTACTTTTATTACCATCCCGTTTTCATTGAGGATGGGGAATGTATCCGACAGCTATGTCAGACAAATTACTCCCAAAATAGATTCTTTTTACAGCAAAAACATTAAGTCGCCTTACTATAGCGGTGGATTTATTGTTGCCAAAAACGGACGCATTTTATACGAAGACTACCAAGGTTATTCTGATTCAAAAAATAAAACCCCTATTGATTCTTTAACCGCCATACACTTAGCTTCAGTAAGTAAAGTACTTACT
Above is a genomic segment from Flavobacterium phycosphaerae containing:
- a CDS encoding DUF4294 domain-containing protein; the protein is MKFKNHEYPKDNCKGMSKKLCFFAFMFLISLATKAQITTDSIPKREIGVEESDTILDEPVQLEEVIVYKQKLTAEEKKAFLLLQNRVYKVYPYAKTAAERLTVLNKNLDKLKSKREKRKYFKIVEDYIEGEFTGQLKKLSRKQGQILVKLIHRQTGFTTFELIKDYKSGWKAFWSNNTARLFDINLKTKYAPYDVNEDFLIETILDRAFTRGRLVPQKPANPVDIDELTDYWEKKALKK
- a CDS encoding phosphoribosylaminoimidazolesuccinocarboxamide synthase, producing MNTITTTHFQFPGQKSVYRGKVREVYNINDELLVMIATDRLSAFDVVMPKGIPYKGQILNQIATKFMHLTQDIVPNWLIATPDPNVAIGHLCEPFKVEMVIRGYLSGHAAREYALGKRSICGVTMPEGLKENDKFPTPIITPTTKADNGSHDEDISREAILANQIVSEEDYLVLEKYTRALYQRGTEIAASRGLILVDTKYEFGKTKDGVIVLIDEIHTPDSSRYFYAEGYQDRQDRGEEQKQLSKEFVRRWLIENGFQGKEGQQIPDMTDEYIETVSERYIELYENIIGEKFIKADISNINQRIEQNVFQFLKS
- a CDS encoding M42 family metallopeptidase, with translation MATESILTKSSLSFLESYLNNASPTGYESNGQKLWMDYLKPYVDSFITDTYGSAVGVINADAPYKVVIEGHSDEISWYVNYITDNGLIYVIRNGGSDHQIAPSKRVNIHTKKGIVKGVFGWPAIHTRNRGKEESATLHNIFIDCGCSTKEEVEKLGVHVGCVITYPDEFMILNENKFVCRAIDNRMGGFMIAEVARLLKENKKKLPFGLYITNSVQEEIGLRGAEMITNTIKPNVAIVTDVCHDTTTPMIEKKIEGDLQMGKGPVIAYAPAVHNTLRDLIVGTAEEKKIPFQRHATSRATGTDTDAFAYSNGGVASALISLPLRYMHTTVEMVHREDVENVIKLIYESLLKIENNDSFSYFK
- a CDS encoding ankyrin repeat domain-containing protein — its product is MDPNSPLCTAIYKGDLTTVKKFVEYGADVNEESNGMTPLMFAARYNKVDIIKYLLEKGAKKEVKDERGYTALKYAEFSNSQEALAILKQA